A window of the Paralichthys olivaceus isolate ysfri-2021 chromosome 5, ASM2471397v2, whole genome shotgun sequence genome harbors these coding sequences:
- the hoatz gene encoding cilia- and flagella-associated protein HOATZ, whose product MSVHPEDLDRFFTVFDGSAPEDVSHARQLWSSMSLLPPLESRLLSVDIRQRLPVSQRGRSAAAGPRTSTASETLSVPALWQRREERQRYEAMAEQRREILALLRRQREQRIQRELLSEPFKPKVKPGGGKELKVHQSSDCEVDIELVKQLQ is encoded by the coding sequence ATGTCTGTTCATCCGGAGGACTTGGATCGGTTCTTCACGGTGTTTGACGGCTCTGCTCCGGAGGACGTGTCTCACGCCCGGCAGCTGTGGAGCTCCATGTCCCTGCTGCCGCCGCTCGAGTCCCGGCTGCTGTCGGTTGATATCCGACAGAGGCTGCCGGTGTCCCAGCGCGGCCGCAGCGCGGCTGCAGGACCCCGGACCTCCACCGCCTCGGAGACGCTGAGCGTCCCGGCTCTCTGGCAGCGACGGGAGGAGAGGCAGCGGTACGAGGCCATGGccgagcagaggagggagatcCTGGCTCTgctgaggaggcagagggagcagaggatCCAGAGGGAGCTGCTGTCTGAGCCATTTAAACCGAAGGTGAAGCCCGGAGGAGGAAAAGAGCTGAAAGTGCACCAGAGTTCAGACTGTGAGGTGGACATAGAGCTGGTGAAACAGCTGCAGTAG